The segment GGTCCAGGTCGCCGACCTGGAGCAGCAGGTCGCGCCGCGTGACGCTCCCCCGGCGCCGCACGGGGGCGGGCGCGCCGATGCCGTAGAGCGAGTCGAAGGCCCCGGCGAGCACCAGCCTCTCGGCGACCGGGCGCGAGACGCGGGCGCGGTGCCAGAAGTCCGACAGCGTGGCGTACGGGCGGCCGGCGACGATGCGCGCGACCTCGGCGTCGGAGATCCCCTTGACGTCGGCGAGCCCGAGCCGGATGCCGTGGGCGCGCCCGTCGGGCAGCCCCTCCTCCGGGGCGGGCCGGGGCGGAGCGCCGAGGATGCCCGGCGGCGGCTCGTCGAGGACGCCGACCCGCTCGACGCGGTACTCCGGGTCGGAGGCGTTGACGTCGAGGGGCAGCACGGCGATGCCGAACTGGCGGGCGTCGTCGAGGATGAGCCGCTTGGGGTACATCCCCGGGTCGTGCGTCAGCACGCCGGCGAGGAACGCGGCCGGGTGGTGGGCCTTGAGCCACGCGGACTGGTAGGTCGGCAGCGCGAAGGCGGCGGCGTGCGCCTTGCAGAAGCCGAACGAGGCGAAGGCCACGAGCACGTCCCACACCCGCCGCACGGTCGCCGGGTCGTAGCCGCGGGAGAGCGCGGTCGGTCCGAACCAGCCCTCGACCTGCTGCTTGCCCCCGGGGTCGCCCAGGGCCCGGCGCACCTCGTCGGCCTCGGCCAGGGTGCAGCCGGTCATCGTGGCGACGATCTCGAGCACCTGCTCGTGGAAGACCACGACGCCGTGGGTCGGCTCGAGCACCGGGCGGAGGTCCTCGTGGAGGTAGGTCGCCTCCCGCCAGCCCTGCCGCGCCTGGAGGAACGGCGTGACCATGTCGCTCTTGACCGGCCCCGGGCGGAACAGCGAGATGTCGATGACGAGGTCGTCGAACGTCTCCGGCGCGAACTTCCCGACGAGCTCGCGCTGGCCCGGGGACTCGATCTGGAAGCAGCCCAGCGTCCGTGAGGACTGCACCAGCCGGAAGGTCGCGGGGTCGTCGAGCGGGACCTGCTGCTGGTCGTCGATGTCGAGGCGGACGCCCTCGACGCGCTCGACCTCGGCCACGGCGTGGGCCATCGCCGACTGCATGCGCACGCCGAGCACGTCGAGCTTGAGCAGCCCCATCTCCTCGACGTCGTCCTTGTCGAACTGGCTCATGGGGAACCCGAGCCAGCTCGCCTCGACCGGCGTGCGGTCGAGCAGGGTGGCGTCCGAGAGCAGCACCCCGCACGGGTGCAGCGCGACGTGCCGGGGCAGCCCGTCGAGGCGCTCGACCAGCCGGAGCAGCAGGTCGGTGCGGGCCGGGTCGATGCCGCTCGCCCGCAGCTCGGGCAGCTCGGCGAGGGCGAGCCGCGCGTCCCGGGCGCGGATGTGCGGGAAGGCCTTGGCCAGGGAGTCGATCTCCGCCGGCGGCAGGCCGAGCGCGGCGCCGACGTCGCGGACGGCGTGCCGCACGCGGTAGGTGTCGACCATGGAGACGCAGGCGACCCGCTCGGCGCCGAAGCGGTCGAGGATCCGCTCGTAGACCTCGGTGCGGCGCGCGGACTCGACGTCGAGGTCGATGTCGGGCAGCTGCGCGCGCAGCGGCGACAGGAAGCGCTCCATGAGCAGGTCGTGGCGCAGCGGGTCGACCCCCGAGACGCCCAGCAGGTGGTTGACGAGGCTCCCCGCACCCGACCCGCGGGCGGCGCAGCGCACCCCCATCCCGCGGACGAGGTCCACGACGTCGGCGACGGTGAGGAAGTACGCCGCGAAGCCGAGCCGGGCGATGACCCCCAGCTCGTCGTCGAGGCGCCCGAGCACCGTGCGCGAGGGGGCGGGGTCGCGCCGCGCCAGCGCCTGCTCGCACCGCGCCCGGAGCACGCCGTCGGGGTGGAGGGCGCCGGCGCCCAGCGCCGAGGAGGCGTCGAGGACGTCGAGCTCCGGCAGGTGCGCCACCCCCAGGCCGAGGTCGGCCTTCGGGTCGAGCACGCAGCGCTCGGCGACCCGGCGGGTGGCGGCGAGCAGCCCGCGCCCGTCGTCCCCCGTCCCGGCGAGGCGCGCGACCTCGGCGGCGACGCGCGCCATCTCCGGGCCGCTCTTGAGCCGGCCCTCGGCGTTGACCCGGTCGACGCTGCGCGCCGCGAGCGGGACGAGGCGGCGCGCCGAGTCGAGGACGTCGGCCACGGGGGCGTCGTCGGCGTCGAGGTAGCGCACCGCGTTGGCCAGCACCGCGGGGACGCCCTCCTCCGCGGCGAGCGCGAGCAGGCGCGCGGCGCGCGCGCTGTCGCCGGGACCGCGGTGCGAGCAGACCTCGACCGACAGGCTCCCCGGGGGGAGCGCGGCGCGCCAGCGCCGGAGCAGCTCGCGCGCGAGGTCCGCGCGCTGCCGCTCGACCGCGCGGGCGACGTCGGAGGCCGGGCCGAGCAGCACGTCGAGGCCGCCCTCGCGGGCGTGCTCGGCCACGAGCTCCAGCGTGGTGACCGGGCGGCCGCGCTCCCCGCGCAGGTGCGTGGCGGAGACGAGCCGGCACAGCGCGCGCCATCCCTGCCCGCCGCCGCCGCGGGCGAGCACGACCACCCGCGGGTGGCGGGGGTCCACCTCGGCCCCGCCGCGGGCTGGCGACCGGCGGGCGGTGCGCGCACCGGCGGCACCGGCGGCACCGGCCGGACCGCGGGCACCTGTCCCACCGCGGGCACCGGCGGCACCGGCGCGCTCGGGCAGCGGGAGCGCCTCCACGGCGAGGTCGACGCCGAGGACCGGCCGCACGCCGGCCGAGCGGCAGGCGCGCACGAAGCGGACGGCGCCGTAGGTGCCGTCGCGGTCGGTGAGCGCGAGCACGTCCATCCCCAGCCCGGCCGCCCGCTCGACGAGGGCGGCGGGGGTCGCCGTGCCGTGGCGCAGCGACCAGCCGGAGGCGACGTGGAGGTGGACGAAGGGGTCCGTGGGCACCGCGTCACGCACCCGGGAGCGGGCGGGGCACGCCCAGCGCGTCCTCGACGACGGCGAGGAAGGCCGCGCCGTCGCGGAGCAGGTCGTCAGCGTCGCGCTCGGAGACGCTGCGGCGCAGGCCGGCCTCCGCGGCGGCGCGCTTCGCGGCGCCCGCGGCGAAGAAGGCGGCCCACTCCTGCATCTCCGGGGCCACCCCGGCCAGCAGGTCCCACGCGCTGCGCACGCGGCGCCGGCCGTCGGGCCGCGCGCGGACGGCGAGGACCGCCGCCGCGGCGTGCAGCGCGCCGCGGTGGGCGGCGGCGTAGCGCTCCGCGGGCACGGCCGCGCCGCGCGCGGCGGCGAGGTCGCGGTGGGCGGCCGCGACGAGATCGAGCGCGCCGCCCGGCACGGGGGCCCCGGAGGGCCGGGGGGCGCGGGTGCCGCTGGACGGGCGGGAGGGGGAGGTCGTGGCGGTGGGGGCCATGGGTCCGCTCCCCTAGTCCAGCGCCTGGACGAGCTGCCAGGAGCCGGGGCCGCACTCGCGCAGGTCGTAGACCCCGCTCCCGGCCCAGCGCCCCGGGCTCGCCTCGACGCGCCAGGTCACGGTCTCCGCCTCCACGGCCAGCGGCTCCGCCCGCCGCTCGGCGGGGGTCGCGGGGGCGGCGGGAGCAGAGGGGTCCGCAGCGGGAGCAGCGGGAGCAGCGGGAGCAGGGGCCGCAGCGGGCAGCGCGTCGACCCGCTCGCCGCGCGCCAGCTCGGCCGCCGGGCTGCGCCACCAGGGGCTGGTCTCCACCCAGCACGAGAGCACGTCGCGCACGAGGTAGAGCCGCCCCCTCCAGAGGAACTGCTCCGGCACCGCCGCTCCCGCGGCCGGCACCGCCGGGCGTCCTGCGGACGGTGCTGCCGGGTGTCCTGCGGACGGTGCTGCCGGGTGTCCTGCGGACGGTGCTGCCGGGTGTCCTGCGGACGGTGCTGCCGGGTGTCCTGCGGACGGTGCCGCCGGGTGTCCGGCTAGGCGCACCTGCACGGGCTCGTCGTAGCGTCGCACCGGGCCTCCCCCTTCGTCGTGCACGGGCCGCAGCGCGACCGGCGCACCGGCGTGCTGCAGCGGGACCGCTCGTCGTCCGCGGCGGGGGAAGGCGCCACGGGCGGCGTGCCCCGTCCGCCGGCTCCCGCTTCCCCACGGGAGCCGACGGACGGGACGCCAGGACCGGAGGGTGCAGGTCGAGGTGCACCCTCCGGAGCCCGTCGTCCGAACGCGTGTTCGAACAGGACCAGCGTAAGCGGGTGGCCGCCCGTCGCGCAACGCCGGTCGTGGACCCGCCAGGAGGGGCCCCGGGGGGCCGCCCGTGAGCGCCCCGCCGAGCGCCCCGGGTCGTGCGGGGAGGAGCGCGGCGCCGCCTGGCGGGGGCAGCGGGGCGGGGCTAGGGTCCGAGCACGATGGAGCCCTCCGCCGCCGTGCCCAGCGGCGCCCCGGCCGCGCCGGGCGCCCCCCACACCACCGTGCACGTCTGGGGCGTGCGCCCGCGCGACGTCCCGGCGGCGCTGGTCCGGGTGGGCACCGACCGGCGGGTCCTCGGGCGGGCCGTGCGCACCGGGACGACCACCAGCGGCGCGCCCGCCCCGCTCTTCGCGACCCTGCTCGGCACCTCCTCCGCGGGCTTCCGCCTCGTCGACAGCGACCCGGCGCACTGGGCGCTGCTCGCGACGTGGCCCGACCGGGAGGCCGCGGAGGCGGGGACGGCCACCGGCCCGTACGCCGCCTGGCGCCGGCTCGCCGTCGAGGAGCTCCGCCTCGACCTGCGCCCGCTCGCGAGCCGCGGGCGCTGGGGCGGCGCCGCGCCCTTCGGGGACCCCGAGCCCGTGCGGCACGACGGCCCCGTCGCCGCCGTCACCCGCGCCCGGCTGCGGGCGCGCACCGCGCTGAGCTTCCGCCGCGCGGTGCCCCCGGTGGCGCGCGAGCTCGCCGGCGCCCCGGGCCTGCGGCTGGCGCTCGGCGTCGGCGAGTGGCCGGTGGGGCTGCAGGGGACGCTCTCGCTGTGGGACGCCAGCCCCTCGCTCGTCGCCTTCGCGGGCCGCACGGCCGCGCACGTGGAGGCGGTGCGGCGGACGGCCGCCGAGGGCTGGTACGCCGAGGAGCTGTTCGCGCGCTTCGCCGTCCTCGGCGTGGCGGGCACGCTCCACGGGCGCACGCCGTGAGGGACGCGCTCCTCCGCCCCGCGCTCCTGCTCGCCGCGGCCACGGTGCTGTGCCAGGTCGCGTACCCGCTGACCAGCGGTGCCGCCCGCGACCGGCTCACGGTCGCGACGGTCCTGGTCGCCGCGCTGGCCGTGCTGCTCGACCTGGCGTCCTCCCGCGGCCCGCTCGCCGCCGCCCGGGCCGCGGCCGCCACCTGGGTGCTGACGTTCGCGGTGGAGGCGGTCGGCACGGGGACGGGCCAGCCGTTCGGGCCGTACTCCTACGCCGGCTCCCTCGGCCCGCGCGTGCTCGGCGTCCCCCTGCTCGTCCCGCTGGCGTGGGGCATGGTCGCCCTCCCGCTGCTGATGGCGGTGCGCCGGCTGGCCGCCTCCCCGGCCGCCCGCGCCGCGCTGGGCGGCGTGGCGCTGACCGGCTGGGACCTCTTCCTCGACCCGCAGATGGTCGCCGCCGGGCACTGGCGGTGGGCCGACCCCTCCCCGCACCTGCCGGGGGTGCCGCACGTGCCGGTGCACAACTTCGCGGGCTGGCTCGTCACCGGGACCGTGCTCGTGCTCGTGCTCGACCGGGTCGTGCCGGAGGGGCCGGCCGACCCCCTCGTCCCCGCGGTCCTGCTCGGCTGGACGTGGCTCGGCGGGGTCGTGGGCGCGGCGGCGTTCTTCGGCCGCCCGGCCGTGGCGGTCTGGGGCGGGGTCGTGCTGGGCGCGGTCGTGGTGCCGTGGCTGGTGCTGGTCGCCCGCGACGCCGCCGTCCCGCAGCGCGAGCCGGTGCCCGCGTGAGCCGGGCCGGTCGGGCCCTCGTCCGGGCCGGCACCGCGCTCGCCGTCGCGGGGACGGCCCACACCGCGCTCAACCTGCGCCTGCTGCGCACCCCGCGGGTGGACCCTCCCCCGCTCGGCGAGCGCACGAGCCTGCTGCTCCCGCTGCGCGACGAGGCGCACCGGGCGGGCCCGTGCCTCGACGCGCTGCCGGCCGTGCTCGCCGCCGACCCCCTGCTCGAGCTGGTCGTGCTCGACGACGCGTCCACCGACGGCACCGCCGCGCTCGTGCGCGAGCGGCTCGCGACCGAGCTCGCGACCGGCCGCGCGCGCCTGCTCGCCGGCGAGCCGCCGCCCCCCGGCTGGCTCGGCAAGCCGTGGGCGTGCGCGCAGCTCGTCGCTGCGGCCGCACCGGGGACGGGGGTGCACGTCCTGCTCGACGCCGACGTGGTGCTCGCGCCGCACGCCGTGCGCGCGACCGTCGACCTGCTCCGCCGCCACGGCCTCGACCTGGTGAGCCCGTACCCGCGCCAGCTCGTCGGCTCCCCGGGGGAGCGGCTCGTCCAGCCGCTGCTCCAGTGGTCCTGGGCGACGACGCTGCCGCTGCGGCTCGCGGAGCGCTCCCCCCGCCCCTCGCTCGCCGCCGCCAACGGGCAGCTGCTCGCGGTCGACGCCGCCGCGTACGCCCGCTGCGGGGGGCACGCCGCCGTCCGCGGCGAGGTGCTCGAGGACATCGCGCTCGTCCGGGCCGTCAAGGCGGCCGGCGGGCGCGGCACGGTGGCCGACGGCACGGCGCTCGCGACCTGCCGGATGTACGCCGGCTGGACCGAGCTGCGCGACGGGTGGGCGAAGTCGCTGTGGGCGGCGTTCGGCTCGCCGGCGGGGGCGGCGGGGGCGACGGCGCTCCTGCTCACCGCGTACGTCGTGCCGCCGGCCGCCGCCCTGCGCGGCTCGCGCACGGGAGCGGTCGGCACCGTCGCCGCCGTCCTCGGCCGCGTGCTCGTCGCGCGCCGCACCGGCGGACGTCCCGCGGACGCCGTGGCCCACCCCGCCTCCGTGCTGGCCCTGGCCTGGCTGACCGCCCGCTCGGTGCGCCGCCACCGGCGGGGCACCCTGTCGTGGAAGGGTCGAGGAGTCGGGTGACCGCCCGCCTGGACGGGCCACCCGCTCAGGTCCGCACCCCGTTCAGCCG is part of the Motilibacter rhizosphaerae genome and harbors:
- a CDS encoding DNA polymerase III subunit alpha; its protein translation is MPTDPFVHLHVASGWSLRHGTATPAALVERAAGLGMDVLALTDRDGTYGAVRFVRACRSAGVRPVLGVDLAVEALPLPERAGAAGARGGTGARGPAGAAGAAGARTARRSPARGGAEVDPRHPRVVVLARGGGGQGWRALCRLVSATHLRGERGRPVTTLELVAEHAREGGLDVLLGPASDVARAVERQRADLARELLRRWRAALPPGSLSVEVCSHRGPGDSARAARLLALAAEEGVPAVLANAVRYLDADDAPVADVLDSARRLVPLAARSVDRVNAEGRLKSGPEMARVAAEVARLAGTGDDGRGLLAATRRVAERCVLDPKADLGLGVAHLPELDVLDASSALGAGALHPDGVLRARCEQALARRDPAPSRTVLGRLDDELGVIARLGFAAYFLTVADVVDLVRGMGVRCAARGSGAGSLVNHLLGVSGVDPLRHDLLMERFLSPLRAQLPDIDLDVESARRTEVYERILDRFGAERVACVSMVDTYRVRHAVRDVGAALGLPPAEIDSLAKAFPHIRARDARLALAELPELRASGIDPARTDLLLRLVERLDGLPRHVALHPCGVLLSDATLLDRTPVEASWLGFPMSQFDKDDVEEMGLLKLDVLGVRMQSAMAHAVAEVERVEGVRLDIDDQQQVPLDDPATFRLVQSSRTLGCFQIESPGQRELVGKFAPETFDDLVIDISLFRPGPVKSDMVTPFLQARQGWREATYLHEDLRPVLEPTHGVVVFHEQVLEIVATMTGCTLAEADEVRRALGDPGGKQQVEGWFGPTALSRGYDPATVRRVWDVLVAFASFGFCKAHAAAFALPTYQSAWLKAHHPAAFLAGVLTHDPGMYPKRLILDDARQFGIAVLPLDVNASDPEYRVERVGVLDEPPPGILGAPPRPAPEEGLPDGRAHGIRLGLADVKGISDAEVARIVAGRPYATLSDFWHRARVSRPVAERLVLAGAFDSLYGIGAPAPVRRRGSVTRRDLLLQVGDLDRWSRATAPPVRRGRRSAAGAPAADPAPTGTAPTGTAPPGPAPTAAAPGVRELAGRQSRAPLSRGSRAADQDVQLALDLGDAAGSAPASGLPEMTAAERVRAELEVLGLDASRHVVDFYTPLLDALGVTRSTGLLGLRTRSDVLVAGVKVATQTPPVRSGRRVVFVTLDDATGPIDATFFEDAQIGYATTLFHSWLLVVRGTTRRTGPRGISLQATGCWELPRLFAAWERGGTAAVDALLRAPAVVTPQAVEGAAASRSSRPVLAAPPVGSSATTYEPRDGDAGSGAGGMRGREGAPATPADLHEEGRLTERVLVHPSGFRQSPYADIAPAGEPAKGAPRKLWHASQGSSGW
- a CDS encoding SAV_6107 family HEPN domain-containing protein, with amino-acid sequence MAPTATTSPSRPSSGTRAPRPSGAPVPGGALDLVAAAHRDLAAARGAAVPAERYAAAHRGALHAAAAVLAVRARPDGRRRVRSAWDLLAGVAPEMQEWAAFFAAGAAKRAAAEAGLRRSVSERDADDLLRDGAAFLAVVEDALGVPRPLPGA
- a CDS encoding DUF6504 family protein: MPAAGAAVPEQFLWRGRLYLVRDVLSCWVETSPWWRSPAAELARGERVDALPAAAPAPAAPAAPAADPSAPAAPATPAERRAEPLAVEAETVTWRVEASPGRWAGSGVYDLRECGPGSWQLVQALD
- a CDS encoding monooxygenase, producing the protein MEPSAAVPSGAPAAPGAPHTTVHVWGVRPRDVPAALVRVGTDRRVLGRAVRTGTTTSGAPAPLFATLLGTSSAGFRLVDSDPAHWALLATWPDREAAEAGTATGPYAAWRRLAVEELRLDLRPLASRGRWGGAAPFGDPEPVRHDGPVAAVTRARLRARTALSFRRAVPPVARELAGAPGLRLALGVGEWPVGLQGTLSLWDASPSLVAFAGRTAAHVEAVRRTAAEGWYAEELFARFAVLGVAGTLHGRTP
- a CDS encoding carotenoid biosynthesis protein — encoded protein: MRDALLRPALLLAAATVLCQVAYPLTSGAARDRLTVATVLVAALAVLLDLASSRGPLAAARAAAATWVLTFAVEAVGTGTGQPFGPYSYAGSLGPRVLGVPLLVPLAWGMVALPLLMAVRRLAASPAARAALGGVALTGWDLFLDPQMVAAGHWRWADPSPHLPGVPHVPVHNFAGWLVTGTVLVLVLDRVVPEGPADPLVPAVLLGWTWLGGVVGAAAFFGRPAVAVWGGVVLGAVVVPWLVLVARDAAVPQREPVPA
- a CDS encoding glycosyltransferase; this translates as MSRAGRALVRAGTALAVAGTAHTALNLRLLRTPRVDPPPLGERTSLLLPLRDEAHRAGPCLDALPAVLAADPLLELVVLDDASTDGTAALVRERLATELATGRARLLAGEPPPPGWLGKPWACAQLVAAAAPGTGVHVLLDADVVLAPHAVRATVDLLRRHGLDLVSPYPRQLVGSPGERLVQPLLQWSWATTLPLRLAERSPRPSLAAANGQLLAVDAAAYARCGGHAAVRGEVLEDIALVRAVKAAGGRGTVADGTALATCRMYAGWTELRDGWAKSLWAAFGSPAGAAGATALLLTAYVVPPAAALRGSRTGAVGTVAAVLGRVLVARRTGGRPADAVAHPASVLALAWLTARSVRRHRRGTLSWKGRGVG